Below is a genomic region from Pseudomonas frederiksbergensis.
AGCAGGACTGGAGCCGCACGCTGACACGTCATGGGCGGGTGATTACCTTGTCCAGCCATACTGCGCAGGCTGTGCGCAACGCGTTGGGCGAGGACTTCCCGGTGCTGGTCCTGCCGACACCGCTATGGGAAACCTTCGCCGAGGTTCGCAACCAGTTCGCGAATGTACCGATCAATCCGGGCACGACGTTGCAGACCAAGGGCTGCATCATCGACAGTCGCGTTCTGGGTCTTTCCGCTGACGGGCTGATTGCACCGATAGTCACTGAGCCAGAACTTGAGCCGGCGCAACCGTCAGCGCCAGCAGAACCCGAAATCGTTAACGAGGCGCCCCCTCTGACCTGGTGCCGACGTCTGTTCATCGTCAAGCACTACCTGCGGCAGACCTATCGTGAAGCCTTTCGCGATCTGCTACCCGAGCGGCTGCGTACGCTGATCGCCAGTCTGCGACCCGAGCGTCCGGTCGTGGCAGAGCCTGTGGCGGACGCGGTGGTTGAGGTAGTGGTCGAGGCTCCGCCGCCTCAAGACCTGCACCCGCAAGCCTGCTTCCCGCAGACCACCGAGCTGGTCGAAACCCGGGTCGATGGCGTGATTTACGTCAGCGTGTTCAACCCCGATGACGGGCGCAAGAACTGGCACCAACTGATCACCGCGTTTTGCTGGGCCATGCGTGACGTCGAAGACGCCACGTTGGTGCTGAAAATGACCCAGAGTGACCTGTCCACCTACTACGTCGAAATGCTGACCCTGCTGTCGCAGCTGTCGCCCTTTGCCTGTCGCGTGGTCGTCATGCATGGCTACCTGGATGATCAGCAGTTCGCCCGGTTGTATGGGGCTGCGAGCTTTTACGTTAATGCCTCGCGTTGCGAAGGGTTGTGCTTGCCACTGATGGAATTCATGGCGTGCGCCAAGCCGGTGATCGCACCGGCGCATACCGCGATGCAGGATTACATCGACGACCGCGTGGCCTTCATCGTCGAGTCCAGTCAGGAGCCGGCCGTCTGGCCGCAGGACACGCGCATCCTGTTCCGCACCTTGCGCCATCGACCCGACTGGGGCTCGCTGAAAACCGCCTATCAAAACAGTTACCGGATGGCCAAAGAACAACCGGCCAGGTACCAGGCGATGTCTGTGGCGGCGAGCGAACGCATGCGCGATTACTGCAGTTTCACGGCGGTGCAAAAACGCCTGACGGGTTTTTTCGAATCAGCCCAGGCCTCTGAGCCTACGCCGGCATCGATTGCCGCTGTGGCAGGTACGGCATCATGCTGATCATCATTCATTCGGAAACCAACAAGAGCAACATCGTGCAGAACCTCGGTCGCCCCGAGTACAGCTACTACTTTGTGCTCAAGGAATTTCGCCCGGTGCTGGAGCGGCTGGGGCAGGTCATCGAGGTCAGCAATCCCGACGAACTGGTCGACCGTTTGTATTTCGATTGCCAAAGCCGTGGCGAGGACTGTGTGTTCCTGTCCTTCTCGCCACCGCATCGCACCCCGATGCACTACGCCTGCCCGACCATTCCGGTGTTCGCCTGGGAGTTCAGCACCATTCCCACCGAAAGCTGGCACGGCGAGCCACGGCATGACTGGCGTCTGGTGCTGGGCGCATCGGGTGCGGCGATTACCCATTCCAGTTTCACGGTAAACGCCGTGCGCGACGTGATGGGGCCGGACTACCCGATCAGCGCCATCCCGGCACCGGTCTGGGACCGCTTTGCCGGGCGGGGCCGGGGCTTGAGTAAAAAGCCCCAGGCCGAACAGGTGAAACTCAACTTGCGCGGCCTGTTGATCGACAGTCGCGAGCTGGACCTGCGGCCTTACGGGCCCGAGGCGCTGCGCGAAGGCGAGGCGGTGGCGTTCGATGGGCCGGTGCGTGATTGCGAGCTGGTGCTCGATGGCGTGATCTATACCTCGGTCTTCAACCCTTACGATGGCCGCAAAAACTGGCAGGACATGCTCAGTGCGTTCTGTACCACGTTCCGCAATACGCCCGATGCCACGCTGGTGCTGAAGCTGACGCACCACGA
It encodes:
- a CDS encoding glycosyltransferase — protein: MNFILYSDVNDRSISLSLGRPEYSYYFVLKAYRPVLESLGRVHVVESTTEIDPLYRQLQLNGEESLFLSFTPPHKTPTHLQCPTICVVAWEFDSVPNESWDNDPQQDWSRTLTRHGRVITLSSHTAQAVRNALGEDFPVLVLPTPLWETFAEVRNQFANVPINPGTTLQTKGCIIDSRVLGLSADGLIAPIVTEPELEPAQPSAPAEPEIVNEAPPLTWCRRLFIVKHYLRQTYREAFRDLLPERLRTLIASLRPERPVVAEPVADAVVEVVVEAPPPQDLHPQACFPQTTELVETRVDGVIYVSVFNPDDGRKNWHQLITAFCWAMRDVEDATLVLKMTQSDLSTYYVEMLTLLSQLSPFACRVVVMHGYLDDQQFARLYGAASFYVNASRCEGLCLPLMEFMACAKPVIAPAHTAMQDYIDDRVAFIVESSQEPAVWPQDTRILFRTLRHRPDWGSLKTAYQNSYRMAKEQPARYQAMSVAASERMRDYCSFTAVQKRLTGFFESAQASEPTPASIAAVAGTASC
- a CDS encoding glycosyltransferase: MLIIIHSETNKSNIVQNLGRPEYSYYFVLKEFRPVLERLGQVIEVSNPDELVDRLYFDCQSRGEDCVFLSFSPPHRTPMHYACPTIPVFAWEFSTIPTESWHGEPRHDWRLVLGASGAAITHSSFTVNAVRDVMGPDYPISAIPAPVWDRFAGRGRGLSKKPQAEQVKLNLRGLLIDSRELDLRPYGPEALREGEAVAFDGPVRDCELVLDGVIYTSVFNPYDGRKNWQDMLSAFCTTFRNTPDATLVLKLTHHDIADALNDMLHHLYKNQSYSCRIVLIHGFLADADYERLVEATCYVVNSSFGEGQCLPLMEFMSCGKPAVAPCNTAMADYIDRDNTFIVDSTDELTAWPHDPRAAYRTLRYITHWDSLCAAYQASYEVAKADDERYARMSAHAVNSLEKFCSQASTEQRLETFFAQLLQRTKALVPETAQV